The Acinetobacter calcoaceticus sequence TAAGATGATCCGGTATTACAATAATTGAGCGTTTTTCATCATCAGGTTTATGAAATTGTTTCATGAAAGGATGTTGGTCGGCATTAATGGTTAATAGCGACATCGATCTCACTTTCTGCTCATCAATTATCGTTTCTTCATAGATCGCAGCAAGTGTAAAAGGTTGCCCATCTTGACGGAATATGCCGTACCAATGCGCTTTTCCATTAATATATTTTGGTTCATAAATTGCTTCAACAGGAATAAGGGTAAATTGGTCATTTGACCACGCATGTTTAAACGAACGTTTTTGCTCTACGGTCTCCGTTCTTGCATTATAAGTTGCATACTTGAAAGAAATTTCTTTTGCATAGGGCGGAAGCATTCCAAATTTAGCTTTTCGCCATTCAACTTCATTTTGATGGGATAAAATGAGAGGGCAATCATCGCTAGGATAGACGTCCATCTTATATTCAAAAGTTGGTTCAAATAAGTTTAATTGATTGGCATGAGTTTTCTTTATGGGTTTAAAATTTGCGCACATAAGATATCCCTATATATAAAATACTCTTCAATTACAGCTTCTAACTTTTAACTTCTTTAGATGTATATTTTTATAATTAGAATTGTCTCTTTGAGTATTAATTTTTATCTATCAATTACTTCGTTAATAAATGGTTATTTAAAATTATGTTCATTTTAGAAAGTATTAAGATATAAAATTAATAGAGTAAGTATAAAAAAAGATCGACCTTAAGTTTAAGTTACTCATCTTAAAGGTAACTTTGTATAAGTGTTCATCCATTTTGAATAGCTACTTTTATGCAACAGAGCCTTTCAGAAATTTAGATTTTAATAGATTCGTTATTCATCATAATACAAATCATATAGAGAACTCATACAAACCCTTTATTAGAGGTTTGAAAATTCTCGGAAAATTTTGACAATTTATAAGGTGGACACATGAATAAACATTTATTGGCTAAAATTACTTTATTAGGTGCCGCTCAGCTACTTACACTCAACTCTGCATTTGCTGATATTCCTCTTACTCCATCTCAGTTTGCTAAAGCGAAAACAGAAAATTTTGACAAGAAAGTTATTCTCTCTAATTTAAATAAGCCACATGCTTTGTTGTGGGGGCCTGATAATCAAATTTGGTTAACTGAGCGGGCAACAGGCAAGATTCTAAGAGTTAATCCAGAGTCGGGTAGTGTAAAAACAGTTTTTCAAGTTCCTGAAATTGTAAATGATGCGGATGGACAAAATGGTTTATTAGGTTTTGCCTTCCATCCTGACTTTAAACATAATCCTTATATCTATGTTTCAGGCACATTTAAAAATCCGAAATCTACAGATAAAGAATTACCGAATCAAACGATTATTCGTCGATATACCTATAACAAGGCAACAGATAGTTTTGAAAAGCCTGTAGATTTATTAGCTGGATTACCTTCATCGAAAGACCATCAGTCGGGCCGTCTTGTCATTGGTCCAGACCAAAAGATTTACTATACGATTGGTGATCAGGGGCGTAACCAGCTTGCTTATTTATTCTTGCCAAACCAAGCACAACATACGCCGACTCAACAGGAACTGAGCGGCAAAGACTATCATGCCTATATGGGTAAAGTATTACGCTTAAATCTGGATGGAAGTATTCCAAAAGATAATCCAAGTTTTAATGGTGTAGTTAGTCATATTTATACGCTCGGTCATCGTAACCCACAGGGCTTAGCATTTACTCCAAATGGAAAACTACTGCAATCTGAACAGGGCCCAAACTCTGACGATGAAATTAATCTCATTGTTAAAGGTGGTAACTATGGTTGGCCAAATGTAGCGGGTTATAAAGATGACAGCGGTTATGCGTATGCAAATTATTCGGCAGCAACCAATAAAGCACAAATTAAAGATTTAGGACAAAATGGTTTAAAAGTAGCAGCAGGTGTTCCTGTGACTAAAGAGTCTGAATGGACTGGTAAAAACTTTGTGCCGCCGCTAAAAACCTTATATACCGTCCAAGATACCTATAACTATAATGACCCCACTTGCGGGGAGATGACTTACATTTGCTGGCCAACAGTTGCGCCGTCATCTGCTTATGTCTATAAGGGCGGCAAAAAAGCAATTTCTGGTTGGGAAAATACATTATTGGTTCCATCTTTAAAGCGCGGTGTTATTTTCCGTATTAAGCTAGATCCAACTTACAGTGCTACTTATGATGATGCTGTACCGATGTTTAAGAGCAATAACCGTTATCGTGATGTGATTGCAAGTCCAGATGGGAATGTTTTATACGTGTTAACTGATACTGCCGGAAATGTCCAAAAAGATGATGGTTCTGTAACGAATACATTAGAAAACCCCGGATCTCTGATTAGATTTACATATAAAGCTCAGTAACAGAGGCTATTAAAAAAACCGATCTACATAAGATCGGTTTTTTTCAGTTTAAGAAAAACTATTCAGTTACGACTAATACCGGTAAATGAATTTCTCCTAAAAGAGCTTGAGTCACACTTCCTAAGAAGAACTTTTTAAACCCTTTTCGACCATGAGAGCCAATGACTAACAAGTCTGCTTTGAGCTCAGTAGCTGCTTTAATAATTTCTGTGTGAATTGTTTGACCTTCAACAATTTTTGTTTCAACAGAAATTCCATGTTGGCTAAATTGCTCTTTTGCTTGGTCTAAAATACCCTGAATAGATGCTTTAGCTTTATTAAAATAATCCTGTGCTAATTCTGTACTATCAATGAATTCTACAGAAATAAAAGGATCTATCGTAAGCGCATATACTAGAGTCACTTTACTACCAAAGGCTTTAGCAAGACTTGCAGCGTGATTTACAGCAATGAGTGAAGTAGGAGAACCATCGACTGGAACCAAAATATGGTGGTAACTCATATATTGCTCCTTATTGTCTTTTGACAATGTTTATCTTAGAAGAAATTAAGTTTGTTATCGTTATGGTTATATTATCGCCAATTTTTATAATTTTATTGTTTATTTTTAGTGTGAATAAGTGAGCCGTAAATTCTCTTAAGCATTTATCTTAAGACATGATAATGACTTTCTAAATAAGGCTGATTTTGCTTAAGTATAGAGATAACTTGGTTAGCATCAACAGCAGATTCAAACAAAAATCCTTGGCCTATGTTGTATCCAAATTGACGAAGTAATTCTTCTTGTTCTGGGGTTTCGATGCCCTCTGCAATGAGCCCAAGTGACAGATTAGGGGCGAGTAACCCAATCGCTTGTACAATGGCATAGATAGATGGGTCATGTTGCATCTTTTGTATAAAACTACAATCCACTTTTAAACTGTCAATTGGATAGTCACGAATATGGGTAAGCGATGAAAAACCTGTACCAAAGTCGTCTAGTGCAATACGTACACCATGTTGTTTTAATTTATTGAGCGCTCGGATCACATAATCTGAACCTCGGTCACCCAGCATATGTTCAGTGACTTCTACTTCAATATAATGTGTTGGAATTTGAAATTGATTGATCTTTTTCAAAAGCCGTTCAGCATAGTTGTCTCTTAAAAACTCGACAGGTGCAGCATTGAGCGAAACAGGAAGAGGTTTAATATCAAGATCTATCCATTTTGCGATGTCACGTAAAACTTGATGCTGCATAGTTTCACCGATTTTACTCGCTAAGTTATAATCTTTAAAAGCCTCTGCAATTTGTGATGGATAACCTCTTTGAGCTGAAGTTGTATGCCATCGTAATAAAGCTTCAAAACCTACAACACGATGGGTTCTTAAGTCGACTTTGGGTTGATAGTAGGGCTGGATTGTATGATGGCGAATAAGCTGTCGCGCTAAATTAAGTTGAGATGCGACTGTTTCGGTCATTTGCATCATGCATGGATCATACATGCGAATACCGCCACGACCACGGGCTTTTAAGTCATGCAATGCCATATCTGCACAACTTAGTAAACCTGACTGGTCTATAGCATCTTGGGGATAGATCGCACAACCGATACTCATACCGCCATTTAGAGCATTACCTAAATAGGTAATAGGCAGATTTAGCTGCTGAAGTAAAATGGCTGCTAGATCGCGTACATCATTTTCAGATTTAAGGTTATTAATAATAACTGCAAACTCATCTCCACCCAGTCTTGCAACAAAACATCTTTCATCATCAACACAATGACTAAACCGTTTGGATAAGACTTTTAAAAGATGATCGCCTGCGCTATGTCCTAAAGTGTCATTAATATGCTTAAAATGATCAAGATCAATTAATAGTAAACCAACACTTGTTTGATTATCTTTTGAATATGCAAGGGTACGTTTAAGCTGGAATTTAAATGAACGACGATTACATAATCCAGTTAGTTCATCTCGCTCACTCATGTTTCTAAGCAGATTTTCTGCCAAATGCTGTTGAGTAACGTTACGTGATACACAAAGTATTTGTATGATTTCACCATTTTCCCGATGAATCGGGGTAAGCATATTATCCCAATATTCGGGGTCCTGACTTGGTAAACAGCTCATTCCAGCAAATCTGGCAATTTTGCCCTGAAGCGCTTTTTTTAAAGCGACGCGTCCACGTTTACGAATATGAGGTGGCAAAAGCTCAAGCCATTTCATACCAAATTTTGTTTCATCAACAGGAACACCCAAAGCGAGGCATCCTGATTTGTTCATATGAGAAACTGTGCCGTCTACATTTAATACTTTAATGCAATCTACACTGATGTCTAACATTTGATTTTGTATTTCAATATTCTTTTGTAAGTTTTGTTGTTCTTGAATATCGTGATCAATATCTAAAAAGCTGACATACCATTCACTGGCTAAAGAAGAGCCGCGATATTTGGATGCTTGAATGGAGAGTTTGCACCATCTATATTGATTGCCACTTTGTAAAAGTCGGCATTTTAATTCTATTCTTTTTTTCAGACGAATTGCTTCAAGCCATCTATTTTTGACTTCATCTAAATCGACAGGTGATATAAAATCCAACCATTGCTGAGGTAATGGAGAAAAAGTTTCCTGCCAATATTCTGTACACTCTACATTGCAATATAATATCAAGCCATTTTCATCACTTACCCAAGTCGGTAGTGGAATTTGCTCAACAATAAAATGCTTTTGGGTGTTGTTCGACATTGAAGTCATAACATGCCTAGAAAGATTGTATGGGCGGGTAATCTATTTATCAGTCATTATTGTAATCTTTCTGTAGTAACCAAAACAGTAATAAATAAATCTCACCTGTCTTTTTTTTGAACTAAATTTGAGGTGTTAAACAAATTATATACTTAATATTTAATTTATGTTTTTGTTATTTATTGATTTTTATTTGTGATAAGTTAAAAAAATATTTATGCTTATTTTTGTAAAAAACTTATTAAAACAGAAGCTTATAATTGCCTTTAAAGACTTATCTTAATAAGACCAATGAAAATAAATTATAAAAATGATATGAAGTAATTTGCAATAATTAAAATTTTAATAAAACAAAATTTAACCATAATATATAAAGAGGGAAAGGTTTTAAAAAGTCTGATTAAATACAATAACCACTATTAAGTTTACAAAAGTAATATAAAATAAAGGCTTATATTATCGTAAAATCGTTTTCATCAAGAAGGATATATATTTCCTTTTTGTGCATTTTATAGCCTACATTTTCCCCAAGATGTAGGTTTTTTTTATTCTTAATTTTTGATTTTATAATCTCTAACTATTAAAAATAAAAAAAAGCCAAATGGCTTTTTTATACAGTTTCAGGTTGCTTCAACTCTTGTTGAATATAAAGATTCATATAATATTGTTCAATATAATCATCAGCATAATTGTTTGCTAAGGTTTTTGTTGCCACTTGTTCATGTTTTAAATAGCAGTTTGTTTCGAGGTCTTTTTCAAGTACCCACCATTGACGGTTAATACGACGCACTTGAAACTTGTCACTTTTGTATTTTCTTTTAGCCATTTTCAAAAATTTGCTATTCAGTTGTTGAAAGAGAATTTCTACTGGACTTAGAGGCTCAAGTCAACAGATGAGAAGTTAATTGATTATTTTATGTAGGGGAGTTGTTTCTATTAAGACCTAGATGAAGCATTAAAATAGAGAAAGCTCTCGTAAAGAGAGCTTAATTATTAGTATAAAACATCTGTTTCTCTTTTAACGAGAAAGATTCTTTAAAAGTAATTTTAAACTTTCCATCATTTTTTCTAATTGTAACGGAGTGATACCTTCGAAAGATTGTTCGAGTACCACGCTGGTTAGATCATTAATCTTATTGATCATTTCAGTACCTTTTTCTGTAAGTACTACGCGGGTGATTCGACCATCGGTCTGACAAGAATAAGTTTCAACCAAACCTTCATCTTTTAAACGATAAACAATCTTAGTAGTCGTCGACATTTTTGAAATAATCATATCTGAAAGTTCAGAAACACTCGCATGGGGCTTACTGCTTAAAGCCAACATAATGCGTCGACGTGAGTTATCTAAACCATATTTTTTTAAAGCATTATCAATATTTTGTACATACTGAGCATGTACTTGAGTAATCCAATAATATGGAAAATCTTCAAGAGTAAAAGATTCTGTTGTAGGTAAAAAACGCGCATACTTCTTTGTCATTGACTTTTCCCCATACCTTGGTGGATCGCATTTCTGGTGAACTATCTTTAATAGTTGAAAAATATAGTTTCATCAAGCAAGTTATATCAGGACTTTACTTGGTGAGCAAAATTTATATAGTTAAATTTAACAATGACATGGTTTAACGGTCCTTATCTTGATAAACATTTCTATACTTTGCATAAACTACAAATACTCTTCTTCTATAGTCAAAGTTTGTTGAAAGTTAATGTGACTGAATGGGTCATCGCCATTAGTTCCTTAAAATCTTTGACAGATATACAAGATTGCATTGAGGCTTGCTTGATTGTTAATTAAACAATATTGGCTTGCAGACGCATCGTAGAAAAAAAATTATGATTTGACCGTGGCATTGAACGAGATAGTTTTTGTCTCTAAAGTCATAATTACGAAAAATTAAGATATTTAAATAATAAATGTTTATAAATATCAAACTCTTGATGTGTTTTGTTTTTGATAAAATTTACCATACATTTAACATGAATCATCAATTATTTAGTAAATTAAAAAGGGATCGTTTATTAACTTGTTGATTATTTTAATAAAATTAAAAAAACTGGTTGAGTAGTTAAGTTTATAAATTTAACTTTTTTATCTATAAATTATATTTTTAATAATTTTTACATCAGACAGGATGTCGCTCATCTTTTGAATCGAAAAAAGAACGACTTTAACTGTTATGTTAGCAAGAAGAAGTACCTGCACAGGTTATGGCAAGGGCTACTCAGATTAAGTGATATAGGCCCTATTAGAATGGTTTGTTCAATAGGTTGAGCTTACGATTTTATTTGATTAAATAGATATAGTTTATAAAAAAGGGAGAACTTATATTCTCCCTTTTTTAATTATGAAATGGTCACACCCTTTTCTTCTATCTTTTTCTTAACAATTGCATAGCTTATTCCAGTAACAATACTACCAGCAGCAATTGCAGCGAGATATAACCAAGCGTGATTAATTGCATTTGGAATTAAAAGAACAAATACACCGCCGTGAGGAGTTACTAATTCGCAATGGAATAAGGCAACAAGTGCTCCTGTCACGGCGCCACCTAAAATACAAGTTGGGATAACACGCATTGGGTCTTTAGCTGCAAAAGGAATTGCACCCTCTGAAATAAAACATAAACCTAGTACAAAAGCGGCTTTCCCAGCATCTTTCTCTCCTGTGCTAAATTTATTTTTGGCCACGAAAGTTGCAATAGCCATACCAATAGCAGGGACCATACCGCCCGCCATTGTTGCCGCCATTGGCATATAGGTATTTGTTGTTAGTAATCCGACAGTAAATGCGTAGGCTGCCTTATTGATTGGACCACCCAAATCAATACACATCATGCTTGCTAATATAATTCCCATTAACACAGCATTTGTTGTACCCATATTGTTTAGGAAGTCTTTCATTAGCTCAAAAATATGTGCTACAGGTTGTCCAACCACATAGAACATAATAAGGCCAACAAATAACGTACCTAATAAAGGAATAATTAAAATGGGTTTAAGCGCTTCTAGACTAGTTGGAAGTTTAAGTTTCTTTGCAATAAAAAGAGCGATATAACCTGCAAGGAAACCAGAAACAATACCGCCTAAAAAACCTGCTTGTAATTGAGAGGCGAGTAAGCCGCCAATTAAACCAGGTGCGAGTCCAGGACGATCAGCAATCGAGTAGGCAATATAACCCGATAACATTGGGACCATAAGCATAAATGCAGCGGCCCCAATTTGTTTTAAGATCGCAGGTAAACTTCCAGCTTGCTCAGCAGCATTTAGACCAAAGCATAAAGAGAGGGCAATTAAAAGACCTCCTGCTACGACCATAGGTAACATATAAGAAACACCTGTTAAGAGATGTTTATATACGCCAACCTTTTCGGTTTTATCTTTGTTTTCGGCTGATGTTTGTTGCTTACCTTGTTCTAAAACTTGAGCATTACTCATTGCTTCAGCAAAGGCTTTATCTGTTTGCTTTAATGCAAAACCAGTGCCACATCGGTAAACACGCTTGCCCACAAAACGGTCTGTATTAACTTCAATATCAGTTGCAAGAATTATGATATCTGCCTCAGCAATAGCTTGAGCTGATAAAATATTTTTCGCACCAACGGAACCTTGTGTTTCTACTTCAATATCATAACCAAGTTTTTCTGCACCTTGTTGTAAAGCTTCAGCAGCCATAAAGGTGTGTGCAACCCCAGTAGGGCAAGCTGTAATTGCAACAAACTTAGTTGCTTTGTTTACTGATGTCGTATCACTCTGCCAATCTTGAGCTGGCTTAAAATGATCTAAGGCAGTTTGAAAAGCTGAATGAGCATCCTTTTTTATCTCTTCAATGCTAATTAAAGACAAAGGGTGGGTACCAAAAATATTAAGATCTTTCGGGCGTTGTCCAACAACAATAACTTGATCTAAGTTTTCATTCGCATCGAATTCATCAAGCGGAATAATGTTATTTGGATAACCCTGTTGGGTGGCGACTTGTGCAAGTTTACGAGCTAAAATCAAAGCATTGACTTGCTGTTGCGGACTATTAATGACAAATAATAAATATTTAGCAGTTGGCATCAGATTCACTCAATGAATTGATTGTAGTTTGGGCTTTTAATTGGACTAGCTTTTCAGCATTTGGAATCCGAAAGCCAATTTGTGTGACAGCATGGCTCGCAATTGCTGTAGCGGTTTTTAATGTTTCTTCAGCAGAAAAACCATTCATTAAGCCATGAATCATGCCTGCTAAAAGAGAGTCGCCTGCACCAACGGTACTTTTAACGACTACTTTAGGGGCTTTGGCATGAAGTGGGTGAGTGTTGTGTAGCCAGTTTACACCGTCTTCACCCATCGAAATAACGACATGCTCAATTTCAGCTAAGTTTTCAAAAAGCTTTTTTTGTTCAGCATAGGTCGTGGCAGGAAGCTGATAGCTTTCTACTAATTCATCAGTATTGGGTTTAATCATCCAAGGCTGACACTCAATTGCAGCGACTAATGCTTTACCACTTGTATCAAGAGCAACTTTTTTTCCTTGCCTTTGAATGAGCTTAATAAGCTGCTTTAACTCATCAATACTAAAACCTTGTGGAAGGCTTCCTGCAATAGCAACGACTTCTACTTGCGGCAAAATCATTTCGATTTTCTGAAATAGGTTCTTTTTGTCTTGTTCAGAAACTAAAAAACCTTTTCCATTTAAATCAGTCATGCGGCCGGAATGTTCAGCAATTTTTATATTTTGGCGAGTTTCACCTTCAATATAAATAAACTCAGGCTGGAATTGAGCTTCCTTAAAATGGTTATCAAAAATCTGTCTGTTAGTGGTTCCTAGAAAACCAGAAACAATAACCTCATGTCCCAAGTCTTTTAAAACCTGTGCAATATTTAACCCTTTGCCTGCTGCATGTATTTCTACAGATTCTTGGCGATTTACTTCGCCAACCTGTAATTCATTGAGTTGTATAGTCACATCAATTGCAGGATTTAAAGTAATTGTTAAAACTTTAGCCATTACTGTTCCTAATCTTTAGATTTCTTGTTCGGAGAGCTGACGTACAGCAGGGGCGCTATCACATTCTAGTGCACGTTTTGCAAGCATTTGAGCTTGGCTGTAGTCAAGTGTACGAATTTGGGCTTTTACCAAAGGAATACTATTCGGAGACATGCTGAGCTCATCTACGCCTAATCCCATAAGGATCGGTACAGCTTTTGGATCAGCTGCGAGTTCTCCGCATACACCCACCCATTTGCCATATTTATGTGCAGCTTTTACAGTATGATCAATCAATTGCAAAATGCTTGGGTGGAGGCCATCTGCTTCAGCCGAGAGGATAGGGTGACCACGGTCAATAGCTAAAGTATATTGAGTTAAGTCATTTGTTCCTATACTGAAAAAGTCCACTTCTTGAGCAAGAATAGGGGCAAGTAAGGCAGCAGAGGGAACTTCAATCATAATGCCAACTTCTAAATTGTCACATGGATGTAAAGTTTTAACCTCATCAAGAATTGCCTTTGCTGCACGCCATTCTTCTACACGACCAATCATTGGAAACATGATTCGTAAAGGGCGATCATCTGCGGCTTTAAGCAAAGCGGTAAGTTGTTGACGTAACAGCTCTGGCTGTCTTAGCGTCAAACGAATACCTCTTAGACCTAAAAATGGATTTTCTTCTTCAGCAATTGGAAGGTAAGGAAGTGGTTTGTCACCACCTACATCAAGAGTACGTACTACAAGTGGGCGACCAGCAAGGGCATCTAAGACAACACGGTAATCTGTTTCTTGGGCTGCCTCATTTGGGGCGCTGCTATGAGCCATAAAAACAAGCTCGGTTCTGAGTAGACCGATTGCTTCGGCGCCACATTCTACTGCGTGGGCTGTAGCTTGAACTTTTCCTAAATTGGCAGCAATTTCGATCTGGTGTTGATCTAGAGTAATCGAAGGTTCTTGACAGTGGCGTTCAGCTTCTTCACGAATTTTTTGTTGAAGCTCACGCTCCTGCTTTGCTTGTTCGATTTGCTGAGAATTAGGGTTTAATACAAAAGTTCCTGTATCTCCATTAATTAAAAGAGAACTCTTTTGTTCAATATCTAATACTTGATCGCCAGCACCCACAATGGCAGGAATACCTAAAGCACGAGCAACAATAGCGCTATGGGCACTAGCACCGCCTACAGCTATCAAAATACCCGCTACACGATCTTTATTAAGGCGAGCCACATCACTTGGCCCCACATCATACATGATCAAGATATAAGGCTCTTTTGGCTCTTCGATAATAACTTCACCACAGAGTTGAGCTAAAACCCGATCGCCAATATCACGTAAGTCTGTAGCTCGTTCAGCCAGTAAACGGTCTGGTAAAGCTGCTTGTTCTTTGGCTGCTGCTTCAATATGTTCATACCATGCAGCAGGGGCAGAAAGGTTTAAGTTAATCTTTTGATAAACACCATTAATGAGATCGGGGTCATCCAACATTTCCAGATGTGCTTGGAAGATTTGCTTAATTTCCGTAGCTTCAGATTTCGCAATCACTTGGTGAATATTGTTTTTAACTGCATGAAGTGCAATATCTAGTTTTTCTTTTTCTGCTTTAACACTTAAACCCATACGTTCATATTGATAAATCTTAGGTTTAATGACATGTACGGGGCCAAAAGCTAAGCCGCTTGAAGCTGGAATACCTGTATTTGCACTTAATGTTTTCGGCAGTGATTTTACTGTTTGAGACAATTGAGTTTCTTTGATATCTGGAGGCAGAATTGGTTCAACTTCCTCTCCTAAGCCTTGTTGCACGACCTGAATAACTTTATCTAAAGCTTCAACTGCATCTGTTTCTGGCTCGGCAATAAAACGTAAG is a genomic window containing:
- a CDS encoding SOS response-associated peptidase family protein, with the translated sequence MCANFKPIKKTHANQLNLFEPTFEYKMDVYPSDDCPLILSHQNEVEWRKAKFGMLPPYAKEISFKYATYNARTETVEQKRSFKHAWSNDQFTLIPVEAIYEPKYINGKAHWYGIFRQDGQPFTLAAIYEETIIDEQKVRSMSLLTINADQHPFMKQFHKPDDEKRSIIVIPDHLRNDWLNCNHSEARDFFLDMPLNEFTSMPKAEMKNYD
- a CDS encoding glucose/sorbosone family PQQ-dependent dehydrogenase — protein: MNKHLLAKITLLGAAQLLTLNSAFADIPLTPSQFAKAKTENFDKKVILSNLNKPHALLWGPDNQIWLTERATGKILRVNPESGSVKTVFQVPEIVNDADGQNGLLGFAFHPDFKHNPYIYVSGTFKNPKSTDKELPNQTIIRRYTYNKATDSFEKPVDLLAGLPSSKDHQSGRLVIGPDQKIYYTIGDQGRNQLAYLFLPNQAQHTPTQQELSGKDYHAYMGKVLRLNLDGSIPKDNPSFNGVVSHIYTLGHRNPQGLAFTPNGKLLQSEQGPNSDDEINLIVKGGNYGWPNVAGYKDDSGYAYANYSAATNKAQIKDLGQNGLKVAAGVPVTKESEWTGKNFVPPLKTLYTVQDTYNYNDPTCGEMTYICWPTVAPSSAYVYKGGKKAISGWENTLLVPSLKRGVIFRIKLDPTYSATYDDAVPMFKSNNRYRDVIASPDGNVLYVLTDTAGNVQKDDGSVTNTLENPGSLIRFTYKAQ
- a CDS encoding universal stress protein; this encodes MSYHHILVPVDGSPTSLIAVNHAASLAKAFGSKVTLVYALTIDPFISVEFIDSTELAQDYFNKAKASIQGILDQAKEQFSQHGISVETKIVEGQTIHTEIIKAATELKADLLVIGSHGRKGFKKFFLGSVTQALLGEIHLPVLVVTE
- a CDS encoding EAL domain-containing protein, with amino-acid sequence MTSMSNNTQKHFIVEQIPLPTWVSDENGLILYCNVECTEYWQETFSPLPQQWLDFISPVDLDEVKNRWLEAIRLKKRIELKCRLLQSGNQYRWCKLSIQASKYRGSSLASEWYVSFLDIDHDIQEQQNLQKNIEIQNQMLDISVDCIKVLNVDGTVSHMNKSGCLALGVPVDETKFGMKWLELLPPHIRKRGRVALKKALQGKIARFAGMSCLPSQDPEYWDNMLTPIHRENGEIIQILCVSRNVTQQHLAENLLRNMSERDELTGLCNRRSFKFQLKRTLAYSKDNQTSVGLLLIDLDHFKHINDTLGHSAGDHLLKVLSKRFSHCVDDERCFVARLGGDEFAVIINNLKSENDVRDLAAILLQQLNLPITYLGNALNGGMSIGCAIYPQDAIDQSGLLSCADMALHDLKARGRGGIRMYDPCMMQMTETVASQLNLARQLIRHHTIQPYYQPKVDLRTHRVVGFEALLRWHTTSAQRGYPSQIAEAFKDYNLASKIGETMQHQVLRDIAKWIDLDIKPLPVSLNAAPVEFLRDNYAERLLKKINQFQIPTHYIEVEVTEHMLGDRGSDYVIRALNKLKQHGVRIALDDFGTGFSSLTHIRDYPIDSLKVDCSFIQKMQHDPSIYAIVQAIGLLAPNLSLGLIAEGIETPEQEELLRQFGYNIGQGFLFESAVDANQVISILKQNQPYLESHYHVLR
- a CDS encoding MarR family winged helix-turn-helix transcriptional regulator, whose protein sequence is MTKKYARFLPTTESFTLEDFPYYWITQVHAQYVQNIDNALKKYGLDNSRRRIMLALSSKPHASVSELSDMIISKMSTTTKIVYRLKDEGLVETYSCQTDGRITRVVLTEKGTEMINKINDLTSVVLEQSFEGITPLQLEKMMESLKLLLKNLSR
- a CDS encoding fructose-specific PTS transporter subunit EIIC, whose product is MPTAKYLLFVINSPQQQVNALILARKLAQVATQQGYPNNIIPLDEFDANENLDQVIVVGQRPKDLNIFGTHPLSLISIEEIKKDAHSAFQTALDHFKPAQDWQSDTTSVNKATKFVAITACPTGVAHTFMAAEALQQGAEKLGYDIEVETQGSVGAKNILSAQAIAEADIIILATDIEVNTDRFVGKRVYRCGTGFALKQTDKAFAEAMSNAQVLEQGKQQTSAENKDKTEKVGVYKHLLTGVSYMLPMVVAGGLLIALSLCFGLNAAEQAGSLPAILKQIGAAAFMLMVPMLSGYIAYSIADRPGLAPGLIGGLLASQLQAGFLGGIVSGFLAGYIALFIAKKLKLPTSLEALKPILIIPLLGTLFVGLIMFYVVGQPVAHIFELMKDFLNNMGTTNAVLMGIILASMMCIDLGGPINKAAYAFTVGLLTTNTYMPMAATMAGGMVPAIGMAIATFVAKNKFSTGEKDAGKAAFVLGLCFISEGAIPFAAKDPMRVIPTCILGGAVTGALVALFHCELVTPHGGVFVLLIPNAINHAWLYLAAIAAGSIVTGISYAIVKKKIEEKGVTIS
- the pfkB gene encoding 1-phosphofructokinase, which produces MAKVLTITLNPAIDVTIQLNELQVGEVNRQESVEIHAAGKGLNIAQVLKDLGHEVIVSGFLGTTNRQIFDNHFKEAQFQPEFIYIEGETRQNIKIAEHSGRMTDLNGKGFLVSEQDKKNLFQKIEMILPQVEVVAIAGSLPQGFSIDELKQLIKLIQRQGKKVALDTSGKALVAAIECQPWMIKPNTDELVESYQLPATTYAEQKKLFENLAEIEHVVISMGEDGVNWLHNTHPLHAKAPKVVVKSTVGAGDSLLAGMIHGLMNGFSAEETLKTATAIASHAVTQIGFRIPNAEKLVQLKAQTTINSLSESDANC